A region of Nitrospirota bacterium DNA encodes the following proteins:
- a CDS encoding glycosyltransferase family 2 protein: MVIVIPVFNDWDNVSLLLPLISSALKEANDAENCEILLVDDASTISFKSGFSVNEFAHIKSIKILRLKRNIGHQKAIAMGLFYIHRNLAPKAVLIMDGDGEDNPSDLHKLINTCVENNYEKIVFAFRNKRSEGYLFRIFYLFYKMIFRLLTGVSIRIGNFSIIPGQLLGQVITLSDIWRHYASGIMKSKINRIEIAVDRAKRLCGESKMNFTALIMHGISAISVYGGVVGIRLLLFSLLVAMTCSVLIFVTVFIRFFTTLAIPGWATNVVMTLFVIILQTMLFILFFIFVIFQNIDYNLSFTIEKEYDYLVDKVTDVT, encoded by the coding sequence ATGGTTATAGTGATTCCTGTATTTAATGATTGGGATAATGTAAGCTTGTTACTGCCTCTTATCAGTTCAGCTCTTAAAGAAGCCAATGACGCCGAAAATTGCGAGATTTTGCTGGTCGATGACGCCTCCACTATCTCTTTTAAGAGTGGCTTTTCTGTTAATGAATTCGCACACATAAAGAGTATAAAAATACTAAGATTAAAAAGAAATATAGGCCACCAAAAGGCCATTGCAATGGGTCTTTTTTATATACATCGTAATTTAGCTCCCAAAGCTGTATTGATAATGGATGGTGACGGCGAGGATAATCCTTCTGATCTACATAAATTAATAAACACTTGTGTTGAGAACAATTATGAAAAGATAGTCTTTGCTTTTAGGAATAAGAGATCAGAGGGGTATCTTTTTAGGATTTTTTATTTGTTTTATAAAATGATTTTCAGGCTCCTGACTGGTGTTAGTATTCGGATTGGTAATTTTAGCATTATTCCGGGCCAATTATTAGGACAGGTTATTACCCTTTCGGATATATGGCGGCATTACGCATCGGGAATTATGAAATCAAAGATAAACCGCATAGAAATTGCTGTTGACAGAGCAAAAAGGTTATGCGGTGAATCAAAGATGAATTTTACTGCTCTTATAATGCATGGTATAAGTGCTATTTCCGTTTATGGAGGTGTAGTGGGAATAAGGTTGTTGTTATTTTCTTTATTGGTAGCAATGACTTGTTCTGTTTTAATTTTTGTTACTGTTTTTATTCGGTTCTTTACAACATTAGCTATTCCAGGCTGGGCAACAAACGTGGTAATGACATTATTTGTCATCATTTTACAAACTATGCTCTTTATCTTATTTTTTATCTTTGTAATCTTCCAAAACATAGACTATAACCTCTCCTTTACGATTGAGAAAGAGTATGACTATCTTGTCGATAAAGTGACTGATGTGACATGA
- a CDS encoding class I SAM-dependent methyltransferase encodes MSADYSYVGTELEIFNEAVNWKRYFTEKIEPFLGNNVLEAGAGIGGTTKALCRKHHHNWVCIEPDAVLADQIKQKISNGILPSNCSVRNMFVSDLPETETYDTIIYIDVIEHIKDDFKEIEMVERLLKKNGFLIILVPAYMILYSEFDSNVGHYRRYNKKTLQRIIPETFKTVQLLYLDSVGLLASLANRLFFRQEMPSMQQINKWDKYIIPISKITDPLVKYKAGRSLVGVWQHI; translated from the coding sequence ATGAGTGCAGATTATTCATATGTTGGCACAGAGTTGGAAATTTTTAATGAAGCTGTAAACTGGAAGAGATATTTTACAGAGAAAATTGAACCATTCCTTGGCAATAATGTTTTAGAGGCAGGCGCAGGAATAGGCGGAACAACTAAGGCTCTGTGCCGGAAACACCATCATAATTGGGTTTGTATTGAACCGGATGCAGTGCTTGCTGACCAAATTAAGCAAAAAATAAGCAATGGCATATTGCCCTCTAATTGTAGTGTAAGAAATATGTTTGTATCCGATCTGCCTGAAACTGAGACGTATGATACTATAATATATATTGATGTAATTGAGCATATAAAAGACGATTTTAAAGAAATAGAAATGGTTGAGAGATTATTGAAAAAGAACGGTTTTTTAATTATACTTGTTCCTGCATACATGATTTTATATTCTGAATTTGATAGTAACGTTGGGCATTATAGAAGATATAACAAAAAAACCCTTCAGCGGATTATACCGGAAACCTTTAAAACTGTGCAGTTATTGTATCTTGATTCAGTTGGATTACTTGCATCTTTGGCTAATCGCTTATTTTTCAGGCAAGAGATGCCGTCAATGCAACAGATAAATAAGTGGGATAAGTATATTATTCCTATATCTAAAATAACTGACCCTCTGGTTAAATATAAAGCCGGACGCTCACTTGTTGGGGTATGGCAACATATTTGA